A window of Hypnocyclicus thermotrophus contains these coding sequences:
- a CDS encoding sugar ABC transporter substrate-binding protein encodes MNKKILLASLLSGLILSSVSAEAGLFFKKKKEEPKKQEASTTGEIMPEAGAELRVWESDGPEGEFLELAGKKFEEKYGVKVQYEPVGMTDSIGRLSQDGPAGIGADVFVFPHDRLGEAVSSGLVMENLVSADRISSDFMDAAKIASTFEGKIMAWPLSIETYALFYNKDVLDSAPATFEELIDFGKSFTDKNNNDFGIFWEVGNAYYGHAFLAMDGGYIFGSNGTDASDIGINNEGAVRGIQNMIKLKEISVEKSGDVSYAAMMGLFQEGKAATIINGPWAIKDLKNAGTNFGIAPLPTFDGKHLRSFSGVRLMGVSSYSKYPKAAQLFAKFVTSDEMLLERYKLTKQIPPVKTLLNAPEIANDPEVLPFLQQAQYAVPMPAIPEMRYMWSPVGAALSEAWDGKATVKEALDTAVKTMKEAMNAAK; translated from the coding sequence ATGAACAAAAAAATCTTATTAGCATCTTTATTATCAGGACTTATTTTATCTTCTGTTTCAGCAGAAGCAGGATTGTTTTTTAAGAAGAAAAAAGAAGAACCTAAAAAACAAGAAGCTTCAACAACAGGAGAGATAATGCCAGAAGCAGGAGCAGAATTAAGAGTATGGGAATCAGATGGGCCAGAAGGAGAATTTTTAGAGTTAGCAGGTAAAAAGTTTGAAGAAAAATACGGAGTTAAAGTACAATACGAACCAGTTGGAATGACTGATTCAATTGGGAGACTTTCTCAAGATGGACCAGCTGGAATTGGGGCGGATGTTTTTGTATTTCCTCATGATAGATTGGGAGAAGCAGTATCTTCAGGTTTAGTTATGGAAAATTTAGTATCAGCAGACAGAATATCTAGTGATTTTATGGATGCAGCTAAAATAGCATCGACATTTGAAGGTAAAATTATGGCATGGCCATTATCAATAGAAACATATGCTTTATTTTATAATAAAGATGTGCTAGATAGTGCACCTGCTACGTTTGAAGAATTGATAGATTTTGGTAAATCATTTACTGATAAAAATAATAATGATTTTGGTATTTTCTGGGAAGTAGGAAATGCATATTATGGACATGCATTTTTAGCAATGGATGGAGGATATATATTTGGAAGTAATGGAACAGATGCTTCTGATATAGGAATAAATAATGAGGGAGCAGTAAGAGGCATTCAAAATATGATAAAATTAAAAGAAATTTCAGTAGAAAAATCAGGAGATGTTAGTTATGCTGCGATGATGGGATTATTCCAAGAAGGAAAAGCAGCAACAATTATTAATGGACCTTGGGCTATAAAAGATCTTAAAAATGCTGGAACAAATTTTGGAATTGCACCACTTCCTACATTTGATGGAAAACATTTAAGATCTTTCTCTGGAGTAAGATTGATGGGAGTAAGTTCATATAGTAAATATCCAAAAGCAGCTCAATTATTTGCAAAATTCGTTACAAGTGATGAAATGTTATTAGAAAGATATAAATTAACAAAACAAATTCCACCTGTAAAAACATTATTAAATGCACCTGAAATTGCAAATGATCCAGAAGTATTACCATTTTTACAACAAGCACAGTATGCAGTACCTATGCCAGCTATTCCAGAAATGAGATATATGTGGTCACCAGTTGGGGCAGCTTTATCAGAAGCATGGGATGGAAAAGCAACTGTAAAAGAAGCACTTGATACAGCAGTTAAAACAATGAAGGAAGCAATGAATGCTGCTAAATAA
- a CDS encoding alpha-amylase family glycosyl hydrolase: protein MKKLVYLIMILLFVSCSNLEKVSDNYKENVFDLENYIELDNHKVNFLFEVPENSEIEFYLAKDGEKLKKVKLENNYSKKSGIVIDGFEPGNIYNYKIIAKINGKKYYTDVFKLAKKEVKLEKSRATWAKNAVFYEVFVRSFYDSNGDKIGDFKGLAQQLDYIKNLGIDAIWLMPTFESPSYHGYDIVDYYNVEKDYGSIEDFKYLIKKAHQKNIKIILDLVLNHTSSRHPWFRDAISNPNSKYRDYYVWASKYDNIKEKGEWGQNLWYKKRNAYYQAVFWNEMPDLNYRNPKVREEAKKIAKYWLDMGVDGFRLDAAKHIDSEYDEVNHKWWQEFTAYVKSINKEAFIVGENWDENENVVAKYMEDMDASFNFKISKKLTDFVQRKNFDLIKEVLRIREKYSKYNKNFIDATFVRNHDMNRIASEVWGDKEKQKLIFSLLFTIPGTPFIYYGEELGQLGKKPDENIREPFDWYKSAKGPGMTKAPSNYSGLVYTKANDGISLEEEYNDENSIYNYIKELIKLRKEYPIFNDGIYKTIELNRNIYAYTISKDDVELLIIHNLNKKQTKFILPKEYQKYGINIELSKYETKIIKK, encoded by the coding sequence ATGAAGAAATTAGTATATTTAATAATGATATTATTGTTTGTTTCGTGTAGTAATTTGGAAAAAGTTAGTGATAATTATAAAGAAAATGTGTTTGATTTAGAAAATTATATTGAATTAGATAATCATAAAGTAAATTTTTTGTTTGAAGTACCAGAAAATTCTGAAATAGAATTTTATTTAGCAAAAGATGGAGAAAAATTAAAAAAAGTTAAATTAGAAAATAATTATAGCAAAAAAAGTGGAATCGTAATTGATGGATTTGAGCCAGGAAATATTTATAATTATAAAATTATAGCAAAAATTAATGGTAAAAAATATTATACAGATGTTTTTAAATTAGCAAAAAAAGAAGTTAAATTAGAAAAAAGTAGAGCTACTTGGGCTAAAAATGCTGTTTTTTATGAAGTTTTTGTAAGAAGTTTTTACGATAGTAATGGAGATAAAATAGGAGATTTCAAAGGATTAGCACAACAATTAGATTATATAAAGAATTTAGGAATAGACGCAATATGGCTTATGCCTACATTTGAATCACCTAGTTATCATGGTTATGATATAGTTGATTATTATAATGTAGAAAAAGATTATGGTAGTATTGAAGATTTTAAATATTTAATAAAAAAAGCTCATCAAAAAAACATAAAAATTATTTTAGATTTAGTTTTAAATCATACTTCTTCTAGACACCCTTGGTTTAGAGATGCTATAAGTAATCCAAATAGCAAATATAGAGATTATTATGTGTGGGCAAGTAAGTATGATAATATTAAAGAAAAAGGTGAATGGGGACAAAATTTATGGTATAAAAAAAGAAATGCTTATTATCAAGCGGTATTTTGGAATGAAATGCCTGATTTGAATTATAGAAATCCAAAAGTAAGAGAAGAAGCAAAAAAAATAGCGAAATATTGGTTAGATATGGGAGTTGACGGATTCAGACTAGATGCAGCAAAACATATAGATAGTGAGTATGATGAAGTTAATCATAAATGGTGGCAAGAATTTACAGCGTATGTAAAAAGTATTAATAAAGAAGCATTTATTGTAGGAGAAAATTGGGATGAAAATGAAAATGTTGTAGCAAAATATATGGAAGATATGGATGCTTCGTTTAATTTTAAAATAAGTAAAAAACTAACAGATTTTGTTCAAAGAAAAAATTTTGATTTAATTAAAGAAGTTTTAAGAATTAGAGAAAAATACAGTAAATACAACAAAAATTTTATAGATGCTACTTTTGTAAGAAATCATGATATGAATAGAATTGCTTCAGAAGTTTGGGGAGATAAAGAAAAGCAAAAATTAATATTTTCATTATTATTTACAATACCAGGAACACCATTTATTTATTATGGTGAAGAATTAGGTCAGCTTGGTAAAAAACCAGATGAAAATATTAGAGAACCGTTTGACTGGTATAAAAGTGCTAAAGGGCCAGGGATGACAAAGGCTCCATCAAATTATTCAGGACTTGTATATACTAAAGCAAATGATGGAATCTCTTTAGAAGAAGAATATAACGATGAAAATAGCATTTATAATTATATTAAAGAACTTATAAAATTAAGAAAAGAATATCCTATATTTAATGATGGGATTTATAAAACAATAGAATTGAATAGGAATATTTATGCATATACAATATCAAAAGATGATGTAGAATTGTTAATAATACATAACTTGAATAAAAAACAAACAAAATTTATTTTACCAAAAGAGTACCAAAAATATGGAATAAATATAGAATTGTCTAAATATGAAACAAAAATAATTAAAAAATAA
- a CDS encoding sensor domain-containing diguanylate cyclase encodes MIKRRSMSFQLTFYFFIFFILISLTDIILKNVFIYPKIKIAQQKFIENGIFILRSSVNDSLDLLSSLNKDYAYWTTLYNHVDTQFENSNFFINENFNYETFENLEIDIISIYSKNKKLLWNGKKIGKKITTNSEYLKNIKEYILYYRNPNYLNTVLGIFTLNKENYFFASTQITDSDKIKPSNGYIIFAKKIDKNYINKLSIKNNSNIEYITPTNSNLKFINNITTKINDSKTLYKYYLDDINNIYLNFNNINGELAFILKISFLNGLNPEHINSTFEKILSIIFALIFMLILYLISKNKTIKPIIQLNSHIKKLISTNNYTPLEIKADSEEAKNLISSFNILIHKINTQNEEIKNMNIYLTELAYIDPLTKLYNRRMFEEKFQEFWILAKKNNHNISLIFCDIDYYKNFNDYYGHLAGDETLIKIADTLLDSFPNNNEYIFRYGGEEFVILINNIDLDHTIKKVKLLQKNISKLNIKHKKSLVSDRITLSFGIINTPYNNNINFLTLINMADTALYKSKKTGRNTFTVFNQPH; translated from the coding sequence ATGATTAAACGACGTAGTATGAGTTTCCAATTAACTTTTTATTTTTTTATTTTTTTTATTCTAATCTCTTTAACGGATATTATTTTAAAAAATGTTTTTATTTATCCAAAAATAAAAATAGCTCAACAAAAATTTATTGAAAATGGTATATTTATTTTAAGATCTTCTGTTAACGATTCTCTTGACTTACTTTCATCTTTAAACAAAGATTATGCATACTGGACTACTCTTTATAATCATGTAGATACTCAATTTGAAAATTCTAATTTTTTTATTAATGAAAATTTTAATTATGAAACATTTGAAAATTTAGAAATCGATATAATTTCAATATATTCAAAAAATAAAAAACTTCTATGGAATGGAAAAAAAATAGGAAAAAAAATTACTACTAATTCAGAATATTTAAAAAATATAAAAGAATATATTTTATACTATAGAAATCCAAATTATTTAAATACTGTTTTAGGTATTTTTACTTTAAACAAAGAAAATTATTTTTTTGCTTCTACTCAAATAACAGATTCTGATAAAATAAAACCTAGTAACGGTTATATAATATTTGCAAAAAAAATTGATAAAAACTATATAAATAAATTAAGTATAAAAAACAATTCAAATATAGAATATATTACCCCAACAAATAGTAATCTTAAATTTATAAATAATATTACTACTAAAATAAATGATTCAAAAACACTTTATAAATATTATTTAGATGATATAAATAATATTTATCTAAACTTTAATAATATTAATGGTGAACTTGCTTTTATTTTAAAAATTTCGTTTCTTAATGGATTAAATCCAGAACATATAAATTCTACTTTTGAAAAAATATTGAGCATCATTTTTGCTTTGATTTTTATGTTGATTTTATATTTAATATCAAAAAATAAAACTATTAAACCTATAATACAATTAAATAGTCATATTAAAAAATTAATTTCAACTAATAATTATACGCCTTTAGAAATCAAAGCAGATTCTGAAGAAGCTAAAAATTTAATTTCATCTTTTAATATATTAATTCATAAAATAAATACTCAAAATGAAGAGATAAAAAATATGAATATTTATCTTACAGAACTTGCATATATTGATCCCCTTACAAAATTATATAACAGACGTATGTTTGAGGAAAAATTTCAAGAATTTTGGATTTTAGCAAAAAAAAATAATCATAATATTAGTTTAATCTTTTGCGATATTGATTATTACAAAAATTTTAATGACTATTATGGTCATTTGGCTGGCGATGAAACATTGATTAAAATTGCAGACACTTTATTAGATTCTTTTCCTAACAATAACGAATATATTTTTAGATATGGTGGTGAAGAATTTGTTATTCTTATAAATAATATAGATTTAGATCACACTATAAAAAAAGTTAAATTACTTCAAAAAAATATATCAAAACTTAATATTAAACATAAAAAATCTCTTGTTTCAGATAGGATTACGCTAAGCTTTGGGATAATAAATACTCCTTATAATAATAATATTAATTTTTTAACATTAATAAATATGGCTGATACAGCTCTTTATAAATCAAAAAAAACAGGAAGAAACACTTTTACTGTATTTAATCAACCACATTAG
- a CDS encoding PilZ domain-containing protein: protein MQDIILKKDNYEYNGIIEKYDIKNHRITIKILAKNKRNIFLHKGDSIDIEISKAGYYCHFNTKIIYNDVIDHEIVVEYPETIFNDERRKYRRLTLRIEIDILKGNKNYKGLMENISLGGIAFMSSYNFDPSDIIYITFTLPNGVIYKNIKAEIKFKKTTDFPKIKEYGTKFIELSEGQKDVLNDFLY, encoded by the coding sequence ATGCAAGATATTATTTTAAAAAAAGATAATTATGAATATAATGGTATTATTGAAAAATATGATATAAAAAACCATAGAATAACTATTAAAATTCTAGCTAAGAATAAAAGAAATATATTTTTACATAAAGGTGATAGTATTGATATTGAAATTTCAAAAGCTGGTTATTATTGTCATTTCAATACAAAAATAATATATAACGATGTTATTGATCATGAAATTGTTGTAGAATACCCTGAAACAATTTTTAATGATGAACGTAGAAAATATAGAAGACTCACTTTAAGAATCGAAATAGACATTCTAAAAGGTAATAAAAACTACAAGGGACTAATGGAAAATATAAGTCTTGGTGGAATAGCTTTTATGTCGTCATATAATTTTGATCCCAGTGATATTATATACATTACTTTTACTCTTCCAAATGGTGTAATTTATAAAAATATTAAAGCAGAAATTAAATTTAAAAAAACCACTGATTTTCCTAAGATAAAAGAATATGGTACTAAATTCATAGAACTTAGCGAGGGACAAAAAGATGTATTAAATGATTTTTTATATTAA
- a CDS encoding sugar ABC transporter permease: MANTTKVQRKLLRFIENTIVYGILILIAIIVILPVVWIVLSSFQQGTSLYSSTFIPKKLTLVHYKELFTKTDFPIWYMNTLKIAFFNMIIGVIVTTLTAYTFSRYRFRGRKEMMIGMLILQMFPSFLSMTAIFVLLTKLQLVDSHWGLIIVYAAGQIPYNAWLVKGYFEGIPKSLDEAARVDGAGHLTIFWKIIMPLARPILVLIALTNFTGPWFDFIFPKLILRSRFKKTLAVGIFEWVQGRADNNFTLFAAGSLLVAIPILILFVFLQKNIVEGLSQGATKG, from the coding sequence ATGGCTAATACTACAAAAGTTCAAAGAAAATTATTAAGATTTATTGAAAATACCATAGTTTATGGTATACTTATATTGATAGCAATAATAGTAATATTACCAGTAGTTTGGATAGTATTATCATCATTCCAACAAGGTACAAGTTTATATAGTTCAACATTTATACCTAAAAAACTTACATTAGTTCATTATAAAGAATTATTTACAAAGACTGATTTTCCTATATGGTATATGAATACTTTAAAAATAGCATTTTTTAATATGATTATAGGAGTTATTGTTACAACTCTTACAGCATATACTTTTTCTAGATATAGATTTAGAGGAAGAAAAGAAATGATGATAGGAATGTTGATATTACAGATGTTTCCATCATTTTTATCTATGACAGCTATTTTTGTACTTTTGACAAAATTACAACTAGTTGACTCGCATTGGGGACTTATTATTGTCTATGCAGCAGGACAAATTCCTTATAATGCTTGGTTAGTTAAAGGATATTTTGAAGGTATCCCAAAAAGTTTGGATGAAGCAGCAAGAGTTGATGGAGCGGGACATCTTACTATATTTTGGAAAATTATAATGCCACTTGCTAGACCTATATTAGTTCTTATTGCACTTACAAACTTTACTGGTCCTTGGTTTGATTTTATATTTCCAAAACTTATACTAAGAAGTAGATTTAAAAAGACACTTGCAGTAGGTATATTCGAATGGGTACAAGGAAGAGCGGATAATAATTTTACACTTTTTGCAGCAGGGTCATTATTAGTAGCTATTCCTATACTTATATTATTTGTATTTTTACAAAAAAATATAGTTGAAGGTTTATCACAAGGAGCAACAAAAGGGTAG
- a CDS encoding metal-sensitive transcriptional regulator gives MTEEKCCIIDKQEHEKIKKNLNVRLNRIEGQIRGIKKMIENDIYCDDILNQISAVKAALNGVSKVLLKRHINTCVVNKIQNNDLEVIDEMIETINKMLK, from the coding sequence ATGACAGAAGAAAAATGTTGTATAATTGATAAACAAGAACATGAAAAAATTAAAAAAAATTTAAATGTAAGACTTAATAGAATCGAAGGACAAATTAGAGGAATAAAAAAAATGATAGAGAATGATATTTATTGTGATGATATATTAAATCAAATATCTGCAGTAAAAGCAGCACTTAATGGAGTGTCAAAAGTTTTATTAAAAAGACATATAAATACTTGTGTTGTAAATAAAATACAAAATAATGATCTAGAAGTAATAGATGAGATGATAGAAACTATAAATAAAATGTTAAAATAG
- the dtd gene encoding D-aminoacyl-tRNA deacylase: MKIVLQKVKTANVKVKNEVVGEISKGIVIFLGINNNDTEKEADWLVNKIIKLRIFEDENKKMNNSLIDIDGEILIVSQFTLYGDCRKGLRPSFTEAASPKKAKILYDYFVEKIRKTGIKIETGIFQEHMEVSLINDGPVTMIIEK; the protein is encoded by the coding sequence ATGAAAATAGTACTTCAAAAAGTAAAAACAGCTAATGTTAAAGTTAAAAATGAAGTTGTTGGTGAAATCTCAAAAGGAATAGTAATATTTCTTGGAATAAATAACAACGATACCGAAAAAGAAGCAGATTGGTTAGTAAATAAAATAATTAAATTAAGAATTTTTGAAGATGAAAATAAAAAAATGAATAATTCATTAATTGATATAGATGGTGAAATTCTTATTGTTTCTCAATTTACTTTATATGGTGATTGTAGAAAAGGACTACGTCCTAGCTTTACAGAAGCTGCAAGTCCTAAAAAAGCTAAAATTTTATATGATTATTTTGTAGAGAAAATTAGAAAAACTGGTATCAAAATAGAAACTGGTATATTTCAAGAACATATGGAAGTATCTTTAATAAATGATGGCCCTGTGACAATGATAATAGAAAAATAG
- a CDS encoding carbohydrate ABC transporter permease, translating into MKRKQLTTIFSIVVMGGGHFVNKFFLKGLFFFFIGLTFIYNLPGILQNTAGLISLGDTPQTVKGFDIIQGDHSILMMFDGVISVILFIFYALVYFYSIKDARRIAEQIEKGETILRGKDYLIHFYEENFPKIMLTPAILGTIFFTALPILITIMIAFTNYSAPNHLPPKSLVDWVGFQNFINIIKLKSWAGTFGRLAGWTVIWAVATTFLNYAGGLVLALLTAKKGIKFKGFWRSIFVLPYAVPAFISLLVFRLMFSGVGPVNNMLASFGLEKIPFFTDPLLAKIMVILINTWAGAPYFMILISGSLTNISSSLYEAAEIDGATRYEQFRHITLPLLLFQTAPVLILSFAYNFNNFGAIYLLTDGNPVNSSLKYAGETDILVTWLYKLTLDHQQYGMAGVISIILFAFIASISLYNFTRSKSFKEEDMI; encoded by the coding sequence ATGAAAAGAAAGCAATTAACAACTATTTTTTCTATAGTTGTAATGGGTGGAGGTCATTTTGTAAATAAGTTTTTTCTCAAAGGATTATTTTTCTTTTTTATAGGATTAACATTTATTTATAACCTACCTGGTATTTTACAAAATACAGCAGGTCTTATTAGTTTAGGTGATACTCCTCAAACTGTAAAAGGGTTTGATATAATACAAGGAGATCACTCTATATTAATGATGTTTGATGGGGTTATTTCTGTTATTCTTTTTATATTTTATGCATTAGTTTATTTTTATAGTATAAAAGATGCTAGAAGAATTGCAGAACAAATAGAAAAAGGAGAAACAATTCTTAGAGGGAAAGATTATTTGATACATTTTTATGAAGAAAATTTCCCTAAAATTATGTTGACACCAGCAATTTTAGGAACTATATTTTTTACAGCATTACCAATATTAATTACAATAATGATTGCATTTACTAACTATTCAGCTCCAAATCATTTGCCACCTAAAAGTTTAGTTGATTGGGTAGGGTTTCAAAACTTTATAAATATTATAAAATTAAAATCTTGGGCTGGAACATTTGGAAGATTAGCTGGTTGGACAGTTATTTGGGCGGTAGCTACAACATTTTTAAATTATGCAGGGGGATTAGTATTAGCACTGCTTACGGCTAAAAAAGGTATAAAATTTAAGGGGTTTTGGAGAAGTATATTTGTACTTCCATATGCAGTTCCTGCATTTATATCTTTATTAGTATTCAGACTTATGTTTAGTGGTGTTGGACCTGTTAATAATATGTTAGCGTCATTTGGTCTTGAAAAAATTCCGTTTTTTACAGATCCATTACTTGCAAAAATTATGGTTATTTTAATAAATACATGGGCAGGAGCACCGTATTTTATGATATTGATTTCTGGCTCATTAACAAATATATCTTCTTCATTATATGAAGCAGCAGAAATAGATGGAGCTACTAGATATGAGCAATTTAGACATATAACTTTACCATTATTACTATTCCAAACAGCACCAGTATTAATATTATCTTTTGCATATAATTTTAATAACTTTGGAGCAATTTATCTATTAACAGATGGTAATCCAGTTAATTCCTCTTTAAAATATGCGGGAGAAACAGATATTCTAGTAACTTGGTTATATAAATTAACATTAGATCATCAACAATATGGAATGGCAGGAGTAATATCAATAATATTATTTGCATTTATTGCGTCAATATCATTATATAACTTTACTAGAAGTAAATCTTTTAAAGAGGAGGATATGATTTAA
- the serA gene encoding phosphoglycerate dehydrogenase has translation MSKFKIIVAEKIDKAGIEHLQKYADVDVCIGISREELLEKIGNYDALVVRSATKVNAELLNKGKNLKIIGRAGNGIDNISIEEATKRGVIVANTPESNIISACEISIGLMFAGARSICYASNETKSGKWIRNQLEGTELYGKTLGIVGLGRIGGLMATRMKAMGMNLIAYDPYITDERFEKYGVTKKETLEELCKEADIITVHTPKTEETKGMISYKQIELMKTGVHLVNGARGGIIDEKAAYEGLKSGKIASFGLDVHETEPRTESPLYELDNVTVTPHIGANTYDAQRNVGLNIAEQILNGLNGEIVENAVNLPTMNRDELKEAKPYLNLLEKIGKMYYQYNKEIVKAIEVSYWGDAAKQYTEMMDIAFLKGFLSTVMSEKVNYINAKIFAEKNGIALNIQKNKEEYKNHSNAIKIKYILKDKEVVFLGNIASNGEPKLLEIDGYEVDVKLTEYLLLINNNDVPGVIGKVGTIVGNENINVATMTVARKQKGDKALMILNVDDYIADEVLEKFNEYLEINFAKLLKL, from the coding sequence ATGAGTAAATTTAAAATTATAGTTGCGGAGAAAATTGATAAAGCTGGTATTGAACATTTACAAAAATATGCTGATGTAGATGTATGTATAGGTATAAGCAGAGAAGAGTTATTAGAAAAAATTGGAAATTATGATGCACTTGTAGTAAGAAGTGCAACAAAAGTAAATGCAGAGCTATTAAATAAAGGAAAAAATTTAAAAATAATTGGAAGAGCAGGAAATGGAATTGATAATATATCTATAGAAGAAGCTACAAAAAGAGGGGTAATTGTAGCAAATACACCGGAAAGTAATATTATATCTGCTTGTGAGATTTCAATAGGATTAATGTTTGCAGGAGCTAGAAGTATATGCTATGCAAGTAATGAAACTAAAAGTGGAAAATGGATAAGAAATCAATTAGAAGGAACTGAATTATATGGTAAAACACTGGGGATAGTAGGATTAGGAAGAATAGGTGGCTTAATGGCTACTAGAATGAAAGCTATGGGTATGAATTTAATAGCCTATGATCCATATATAACTGATGAAAGATTTGAAAAATATGGAGTAACTAAAAAAGAGACTTTAGAAGAGTTGTGTAAAGAAGCAGACATAATAACAGTACATACTCCAAAAACAGAAGAAACAAAAGGGATGATAAGTTATAAACAAATTGAGTTAATGAAAACAGGAGTACACTTAGTAAATGGTGCTAGAGGTGGAATAATAGATGAAAAAGCAGCATATGAAGGATTAAAAAGTGGTAAAATAGCTAGCTTTGGACTTGATGTACATGAAACAGAACCAAGAACAGAAAGTCCATTATATGAACTTGATAATGTTACAGTAACCCCACATATAGGAGCAAATACATATGATGCTCAAAGAAATGTAGGACTTAATATTGCAGAACAAATTTTAAATGGTTTAAATGGAGAGATAGTTGAAAATGCCGTTAATTTGCCTACTATGAATAGAGATGAATTAAAAGAAGCAAAACCTTATTTAAACTTACTAGAAAAAATAGGAAAAATGTATTATCAATATAATAAAGAAATAGTAAAAGCGATAGAAGTGTCTTACTGGGGGGATGCTGCAAAACAATATACTGAAATGATGGATATAGCCTTTTTAAAAGGATTTTTAAGTACAGTAATGAGTGAAAAAGTAAATTATATAAATGCTAAAATATTTGCTGAAAAAAATGGAATTGCTCTTAATATTCAAAAAAATAAAGAAGAATATAAAAATCATTCAAATGCTATAAAGATTAAATATATTTTAAAAGATAAAGAGGTTGTATTTTTAGGAAATATTGCTTCAAATGGAGAACCAAAACTTCTTGAAATAGATGGATATGAAGTAGATGTGAAACTTACTGAGTATTTATTACTTATAAACAATAATGATGTACCAGGAGTAATAGGTAAAGTAGGAACTATAGTAGGAAATGAAAATATTAATGTTGCTACAATGACAGTTGCTAGAAAACAAAAAGGTGATAAAGCACTTATGATACTAAATGTAGATGATTATATAGCTGATGAAGTATTAGAAAAATTTAATGAATATTTAGAAATTAATTTTGCAAAACTATTAAAACTTTAA
- a CDS encoding HAD family hydrolase, with amino-acid sequence MYKNYIFDLYGTLIDINTDENKQELWEILSSFYSYNGAIYSADELKKSYLNKAKKYYEANKSEAPDIKIEKVFEELYLDKTLDISQELILSTCKLFRILSTKYIKLYENVKPLLEILKKQNKKIFLLSNAQREFTLPELEYLDIKKYFDGIYISSDYEVGKPSVKFFEELIKKEKIKIKESIMVGNDYRTDIEGAERMGMDSIYLHTNLSPDITENIPAKFKIYDNDILKIPSFE; translated from the coding sequence ATGTATAAAAATTATATTTTTGATTTATATGGAACTTTAATTGATATTAATACAGATGAAAATAAACAAGAGTTGTGGGAAATTTTATCTAGCTTTTATTCTTATAATGGAGCTATTTATAGTGCAGATGAATTAAAAAAAAGTTATTTAAATAAAGCTAAGAAATATTATGAAGCTAATAAAAGTGAAGCACCAGATATCAAAATAGAAAAAGTATTTGAAGAATTATACCTTGATAAAACATTAGATATTTCTCAAGAGCTAATTTTAAGTACTTGTAAATTATTTAGAATATTATCTACTAAATATATTAAATTATATGAAAATGTAAAACCTTTATTAGAAATATTAAAAAAACAAAATAAAAAAATATTTTTATTAAGTAATGCTCAAAGAGAGTTTACGTTACCAGAATTAGAATATTTAGATATAAAAAAATACTTTGATGGTATATATATATCATCCGATTATGAAGTAGGTAAACCATCAGTAAAATTTTTTGAAGAATTAATTAAAAAAGAAAAAATAAAAATAAAAGAATCGATTATGGTAGGAAATGACTATAGAACAGATATTGAAGGGGCAGAAAGAATGGGAATGGACTCTATATATTTACATACAAATTTATCTCCTGATATAACAGAAAATATTCCTGCAAAATTTAAAATTTATGATAATGATATTTTAAAAATTCCTTCTTTTGAATAA